From the Montipora capricornis isolate CH-2021 chromosome 2, ASM3666992v2, whole genome shotgun sequence genome, one window contains:
- the LOC138037203 gene encoding ATP-dependent helicase wrn-1-like, protein MACSSATSKEFSRKELLSLLSSVLDNLDDGKIKKLSEEQFKALFHFLNGRDTFACLPTGHGKTLIYQIAVLIARTGKVPILPSNPLVVVVSPLNALISDQLESCQRLKLKAVKMEQELFGNDDKRTELDQAEVVYCSPETLENIQSKQFLVKMDDRLVGIVVDESHCVVSWGLSVTPFRAAYSKVGDVRGFTRKPFLCLTATAGKTIRSQIMKNLHMKSAKVVNLSPNKSNIKLCVSKLDRNEELDETFASLIEDLKSKGCEMKKTIIYCRSITACGDIFEVLLENLPNNELYGMFHSKTPESIQKNVLYEFVKRDSKMRLVVATCALGMGVDIPDVELIIHYGIPTEVESYVQEIGRGGRDGRACAAFLYYKPYHLAHCDKEMRDYVKATSCRRKEVLKHFKEKEATLDVMHKCCDFCTQLCKCQGADCVMQLEAEENVDTSLPLESLSRTVESEERELFIELLKDIDKLGTYETLGSDLILELAGKLEYIFLADYLIENFPIFNPHLANDIILAVKDIFNDISEASAYMTMDFEPYFEDDPLLLGAAYCSNISESSSDDNGSVQ, encoded by the exons ATGGCGTGCTCATCGGCGACCTCGAAAGAGTTCAGTCGTAAAGAGTTATTAAGTTTGCTTTCTTCTGTTTTGGATAACCTCGACGATGGAAAGATAAAGAAATTGAGTGAAGAGCAGTTCAAGgccttgtttcattttttaaacgGGCGAGACACGTTTGCGTGCTTGCCGACCGGGCATGGGAAAACTCTCATCTACCAGATTGCTGTGCTTATTGCACGAACGGGAAAGGTGCCAATTCTGCCATCGAACccacttgttgttgttgtttcaccGCTAAATGCGCTCATATCTGACCAGCTTGAGTCCTGCCAAAGGCTCAAGCTCAAAGCCGTTAAAATGGAGCAGGAGCTGTTCGGCAACGATGATAAACGGACGGAGCTCGATCAAGCTGAAGTGGTTTACTGCAGTCCGGAAACCTTGGAAAACATCCAATCCAAGCAGTTCCTTGTAAAAATGGACGATCGGTTGGTTGGAATTGTTGTGGACGAATCACATTGTGTAGTGAGCTG GGGTCTAAGTGTCACACCATTCAGGGCAGCTTACAGCAAAGTGGGTGATGTGCGAGGGTTTACAAGAAAACCATTTCTGTGCCTTACAGCCACTGCAGGGAAAACTATCAGATCCCAAATTATGAAGAACCTGCACATGAAGAGTGCTAAGGTTGTAAACCTTAGCCCAAACAAGTCAAACATAAAACTGTGTGTATCAAAACTTGATAGAAATGAGGAACTGGATGAAACCTTTGCCTCGCTGATCGAGGACCTGAAATCCAAGGGCtgtgaaatgaaaaaaaccatCATTTACTGCAGATCCATCACTGCATGTGGAGACATTTTTGAAGTCCTTTTGGAAAACCTCCCAAACAACGAACTATATGGTATGTTCCACAGTAAGACCCCCGAGTCAATTCAGAAGAATGTCTTATACGAATTTGTAAAGAGAGACAGCAAAATGCGGCTGGTTGTTGCCACTTGTGCTTTGGGCATGGGTGTTGACATTCCTGATGTTGAACTTATCATTCACTACGGTATACCAACAGAAGTAGAAAGCTATGTGCAAGAGATTGGGAGGGGAGGTAGGGATGGCAGGGCATGTGCTGCTTTTCTGTACTACAAGCCCTATCATCTTGCTCACTGTGACAAAGAAATGAGAGACTATGTAAAAGCTACCAGTTGCCGGCGTAAGGAAGtactgaaacattttaaagaaaaagaagctaCTTTGGATGTCATGCATAAGTGCTGTGACTTTTGTACCCAGCTTTGCAAGTGCCAGGGAGCTGACTGTGTCATGCAACTCGAGGCGGAGGAGAATGTGGACACAAGTTTGCCTTTGGAATCGCTTAGTCGTACAGTAGAAAGTGAGGAACGTGAACTGTTCATTGAGCTTCTTAAGGACATTGACAAACTTGGAACTTACGAGACTTTGGGTTCAGATCTCATACTGGAATTAGCTGGTAAGctagaatatatatttttggcagattatttgattgaaaatttcCCCATTTTCAATCCACACCTGGCTAATGACATAATTCTGGCTGTAAAAGACATTTTCAATGACATATCTGAAGCAAGTGCCTATATGACAATGGATTTTGAGCCATATTTTGAAGATGATCCTCTTTTGCTTGGTGCAGCATATTGTAGTAACATCAGTGAGAGCAGCTCTGATGACAATGGCAGTGTTCAATAA
- the LOC138019637 gene encoding uncharacterized protein: MEEELMGLTSIKEPSVLRQSRHDLLPSFKMADFGEELKAKAPLTTELLNSLCVSKSKKRKQENGKQVNTVIATIAAIMLQNRCPQMSALAYRIGLILRFSGAGQMGLELMTAHGITVHPTQLTAKAKEMGKDHDKTLLQWKGTIEQHKDTVQCLEIIKQCLQSLEYLPELPKIGQVCSYLMTNEPSDCRMIDASGVCGGADTIDASSINLACLYNPTDVVHSIGSKLLEKQISSKMIKDTCAFVAKSTEQGDDALDAINKSIEVAKHSAPKGFQIIGDNLDLHINVRHMDNSNKNKSLHTFNLVAMEDVVTGENLPDVTERTLDVVQVHEFLPSLDDVEKLKKDLIPLWTRVMVKQLSAFRFLKSVVVYHIPHEYSEAMRLPSNQIPLGCLPKNESLNEDMVDILEHLHSNYVPMSQVNGTKTPADFVCFGGDQLTEERSRNIQKARADGRSVDEKLDGVWCKNEDWHGIRIAYQLAVNILRKPNSVMDWGTMASNAIVAGNSNALRDPLDHYDSVKEFFAIELDAFIIAATLNHFGMEGMESIPTKNMMPDNLKNSSKEAQRNWLHRKVISMLEKFVMPGVSRLPNLLAAYNPRPDLPCRGHGCTRVFKYGKCRVKHEKKEHGLTVADEDATSESKVDDKGTEDYVYNYGCLHLSIGLLLRSADDSVKEGDGERLLRVWNFLTVFYRVNNHSKYALAALRLKASQLGLLTPREAHRLKWNRFASRKGGQGKCISRDLLVEQVNMVSKECIREMGAPNINSSSIESSTKATGPLLGLLQQSKQDLGQGTRNTHHTNKIKQQTFVTVLEQVHKKSNVFDFKAGRRYTCFPEVKNDLYDGVNVTRLHCWICRHRKKWHRQNQAFYKI, encoded by the exons ATGGAGGAGGAACTTATGGGCCTTACATCAATAAAGGAACCTAGTGTTCTTAGGCAAAGCCGTCATGACTTGTTACCATCCTTCAAGATGGCTGATTTTGGTGAGGAGTTGAAGGCAAAAGCTCCTTTAACAACTGAGTTGCTCAACAGCCTTTGTGTCTCGAAGTCAAAAAAACGCAAGCAGGAGAATGGGAAGCAAGTTAATACTGTCATTGCTACCATTGCTGCAATCATGCTTCAAAACCGATGTCCACAGATGTCAGCCCTGGCATACCGCATTGGTTTGATACTACGCTTTTCTGGGGCAGGGCAAATG GGTTTGGAACTTATGACAGCCCATGGCATTACAGTCCATCCCACACAGCTAACAGCAAAGGCAAAGGAAATGGGAAAGGACCACGATAAGACTCTCTTGCAATGGAAGGGCACCATCGAGCAACATAAGGACACTGTGCAGTGTCTCGAGATTATAAAACAATGTCTACAGAGCCTAGAATATCTGCCAGAACTACCCAAAATTGGGCAGGTATGTTCCTACCTAATGACAAATGAACCGAGTGACTGTAGGATGATAGATGCAAGTGGTGTCTGTGGAGGTGCAGATACAATAGATgcttcctcaataaacctggcaTGTCTTTACAACCCAACCGATGTTGTGCACAGTATTGGAAGTAAGCTTTTGGAGAAGCAGATAAGCTCCAAGATGATCAAGGATACATGTGCTTTTGTTGCAAAATCAACAGAACAAGGTGATGATGCTTTGGATGCCATTAATAAGTCTATTGAGGTTGCAAAACACTCAGCCCCTAAAGGATTCCAGATCATTGGAGATAACCTGGACCTTCATATTAATGTCAGGCATATGGATAATTCTAACAAGAACAAGTCCCTTCATACATTTAACCTTGTTGCCATGGAGGATGTTGTTACTGGAGAAAATTTACCTGATGTGACTGAGAGGACTCTTGATGTGGTCCAAGTTCATGAGTTTCTGCCCTCCTTGGATGATGTAGAGAAGCTTAAGAAGGATCTAATTCCATTATGGACTCGTGTAATGGTTAAACAACTTTCAGCCTTTCGTTTCTTAAAGTCTGTTGTTGTGTACCACATACCACATGAGTACAGCGAAGCAATGAGATTACCTTCCAATCAG ATACCTCTTGGTTGTCTTCCAAAAAATGAAAGCCTCAATGAGGACATGGTAGACATATTAGAACACCTCCATAGCAACTATGTGCCAATGTCACAAGTTAATGGTACCAAGACGCCTGCCGACTTTGTTTGCTTTGGTGGAGATCAACTCACAGAAGAGAGGTCAAGAAATATTCAGAAGGCACGTGCAGATGGCAGGAGTGTGGATGAGAAACTAGATGGCGTTTGGTGTAAGAATGAGGATTGGCATGGCATACGCATTGCTTACCAG CTTGCTGTCAACATTCTGCGGAAGCCTAATTCAGTTATGGATTGGGGAACAATGGCGAGCAATGCAATCGTGGCTGGGAATTCCAATGCTCTTAGAGACCCCCTTGACCACTATGATTCAGTAAAAGAGTTCTTTGCAATAGAGTTGGATGCCTTCATTATTGCTGCAACCCTTAATCATTTTGGAATGGAAGGTATGGAAAGCATTCCAACGAAAAACATGATGCCTGATAATCTTAAGAATTCCAGCAAAGAAGCTCAAAGAAATTGGCTTCACAGGAAAGTAATTTCCATGCTTGAGAAGTTTGTAATGCCTGGAGTGTCTCGCCTTCCTAATCTTCTCGCAGCTTACAACCCTCGTCCTGACTTGCCCTGTCGTGGCCACGGTTGTACAAGAGTTTTCAAGTATGGCAAATGtcgtgttaagcatgagaaaaAAGAGCATGGCCTCACAGTAGCGGATGAGGATGCAACATCTGAAAGTAAAGTGGACGACAAGGGGACAGAGGACTATGTGTACAATTATGGTTGCCTCCACCTCAGCATTGGTCTTCTCCTTAGGAGTGCAGATGACTCTGTAAAAGAAGGTGATGGTGAACGGCTCTTGAGGGTGTGGAATTTTCTCACTGTTTTTTACCGGGTAAACAACCACAGCAAATATGCATTAGCTGCTCTCCGTCTCAAGGCATCTCAGCTTGGCTTGCTTACTCCAAGAGAGGCACATAGACTGAAGTGGAACCGTTTTGCCTCTCGAAAGGGAGGGCAAGGTAAATGCATATCTAGGGACCTTCTGGTAGAACAGGTAAATATGGTGTCAAAGGAATGTATCCGTGAGATGGGTGCACCTAACATAAACAGCAGCTCAATTGAATCTTCAACCAAAGCTACAGGGCCACTTCTAGGACTGCTGCAACAGTCTAAGCAAGACCTTGGACAGGGAACACGCAACACCCACCACACCAACAAAATCAAGCAGCAGACATTTGTTACTGTGTTAGAACAGGTTCACAAAAAATCAAATGTTTTCGACTTCAAGGCTGGTAGGAGGTATACTTGCTTTCCTgaggtcaaaaatgatctgtaTGATGGGGTGAATGTCACAAGGCTGCACTGCTGGATTTGTCGCCATCGTAAAAAGTGGCATAGACAAAATCAAGCCTTTTACAAGAtttaa